The Paludisphaera rhizosphaerae genome window below encodes:
- a CDS encoding response regulator: MRGHAHSALRILVVDDNVDTAACLAMLLQAWGYEAAEAHDGPEALQVAREQRPHAVVLDLGLPLMDGFEVARRLREQPGGKDVFIVCSSGFNQESDHRRAEEAGIDQYLVKPFDPFVLEDLLASRLACEALSS, from the coding sequence ATGCGGGGACATGCCCATTCCGCGCTTCGCATCCTCGTCGTCGACGACAACGTCGATACGGCCGCCTGCCTGGCCATGCTCTTGCAAGCGTGGGGTTATGAGGCCGCCGAGGCCCACGACGGCCCCGAGGCGCTCCAAGTCGCCCGAGAACAGCGGCCGCACGCCGTGGTGCTCGACCTCGGGCTGCCGCTGATGGACGGCTTCGAGGTCGCCCGGCGACTGCGCGAGCAGCCCGGCGGGAAAGACGTCTTCATCGTGTGCTCCTCGGGCTTCAATCAGGAGTCCGATCACCGGCGCGCCGAGGAGGCTGGGATCGACCAGTATCTGGTCAAACCCTTCGATCCCTTCGTCCTGGAAGACTTGCTGGCTTCGCGCCTCGCGTGCGAAGCCCTATCGAGCTGA
- a CDS encoding IS4 family transposase has protein sequence MEGSQAWAGRDDLAVPSAGLAEDTSCRHVERLGGQEFSDSAYCQARRRIPLAVFLGLVEGVAAAVRGTSEDCRWRGHRLWVEDGSSVSMPDAPELQARFGQPSGQRPGCGFPVAKLLALFHVETGMLLRMTTAPLRSHDMAGAGAISSELEPGDVLLGDRGFCSYAHLAILIGRGVFAVFRMHQRLNVDFTPGRPTARRKGPYPRPQGLPSSRWVLTHGPWDQVVAWPKPKARPEWMTAEEYATLPDEILVRELRYEVATPGYRVRRLTLATTLLDAAMHPATELAEVYYKRWRVEHDFRHLKITMNMDVLKCMTVDGVLKELAMYAIAYNLVRSAMLESARTQRVDPDRLSLIDGLRWLTGMPGDGDTPMLVVNPCRRGRYEPRVKKRRPKKYMRMTKPRREYHEDLIQQWFAA, from the coding sequence TTGGAGGGCTCGCAAGCTTGGGCCGGTCGAGACGATCTCGCTGTTCCTTCTGCAGGTCTTGCTGAGGACACTTCGTGCCGGCATGTCGAGCGGCTCGGCGGTCAGGAGTTCAGCGACTCGGCCTACTGCCAGGCTCGACGTCGCATCCCCCTGGCGGTCTTCCTCGGGCTCGTCGAAGGGGTGGCCGCGGCCGTCCGGGGCACCTCGGAGGATTGCCGCTGGCGGGGCCATCGGCTCTGGGTCGAGGACGGCTCGAGCGTCTCCATGCCCGACGCGCCCGAGTTGCAGGCCCGCTTCGGCCAGCCCTCGGGCCAGCGGCCGGGGTGCGGCTTCCCGGTGGCCAAGCTGCTGGCTCTGTTCCACGTCGAGACGGGGATGCTCCTGCGGATGACGACCGCCCCGCTGCGGTCCCACGACATGGCCGGGGCCGGGGCGATCTCAAGCGAGTTGGAGCCGGGCGACGTCCTCCTGGGAGACCGCGGCTTCTGTTCCTATGCTCATCTGGCGATCTTGATCGGACGCGGCGTTTTCGCGGTCTTCCGCATGCACCAGCGGCTGAACGTCGACTTCACGCCGGGGCGGCCGACGGCGCGGAGGAAGGGCCCGTATCCTCGGCCCCAGGGCCTGCCGAGCTCGCGATGGGTGCTGACGCACGGGCCGTGGGATCAGGTGGTCGCCTGGCCCAAGCCCAAGGCCCGACCCGAGTGGATGACGGCCGAAGAATACGCGACGCTGCCGGACGAGATCCTGGTCCGCGAGTTGCGGTACGAGGTGGCGACGCCGGGCTATCGGGTGCGACGATTGACGCTGGCGACGACTCTCCTGGACGCGGCGATGCACCCCGCGACGGAACTGGCGGAAGTCTATTACAAGCGATGGCGCGTGGAGCACGATTTCCGACATCTGAAGATCACGATGAACATGGACGTGCTCAAGTGCATGACGGTGGACGGCGTCCTGAAAGAGCTGGCGATGTACGCGATCGCGTACAACCTGGTGCGCTCGGCGATGCTGGAGTCGGCGCGGACGCAACGAGTCGACCCCGACCGCCTCAGCCTGATCGACGGCCTCCGCTGGCTGACCGGCATGCCGGGCGACGGCGACACGCCGATGCTGGTCGTCAACCCGTGCC
- a CDS encoding response regulator, whose amino-acid sequence MKCILVVDDEFDLVGMLRSILEEEGYSTESCSNGRAALERLKACKPDLLLMDVMLPYISGLEVLRTMKETPGLDGVPVVLMSSVQPGVKQHDYHWDAFLRKPFGLEDLLRTVREFAGAPDEVVQS is encoded by the coding sequence ATGAAGTGCATCCTCGTGGTCGACGACGAATTCGACCTGGTCGGCATGCTCCGCTCGATCCTCGAAGAAGAGGGTTACAGCACCGAGTCGTGCTCCAACGGTCGCGCCGCGCTCGAGCGGCTGAAGGCTTGCAAGCCCGACCTGCTGCTGATGGACGTCATGCTGCCTTACATCAGCGGTTTGGAGGTGCTTCGCACGATGAAGGAGACCCCGGGCCTGGACGGCGTTCCCGTGGTGCTGATGAGTTCGGTGCAGCCGGGCGTGAAGCAGCACGACTACCACTGGGACGCGTTCCTGCGGAAGCCGTTCGGTCTGGAGGACCTGCTGCGGACGGTCCGGGAATTCGCGGGCGCCCCCGACGAGGTCGTTCAGAGTTGA
- a CDS encoding ATPase domain-containing protein produces the protein MNESTSEQPPPDGLERVESGIPRLDYILKGGFLKGGTYNLIGPPGSGKTILGNQFCFNHLARTDGSCVYISLLVESHAKMLRHLASLKFFDRDKIPDRLYYVSGYSSLREGGPDALLDLIRATLRDRRATLLVVDGMESIRQFADGEQKIKEFVHELQAFTGLIGCTSLLMCFKDPSYSFTENAVVDGVVELSDQLIGPRAVRELVVHKFRGGDYLRGRHEVEITESGIVIHPRTEIQFDKPPGRATELRVRMPFGVAELDKMTFGGLPSGSTTALLGAPGTGKTLLGLSFLVEGAKQGHHGTYFGFYEPPPRLMEKANQVGIELEKYVKEGLIDVVWQPPLEHMLDSLAEQLLEKIREHEQPRRRLFFDGVEGFRAASVYPDRLPRFLSAFCNQLRASDVTAVMTEELPLFRPEIDMPNPELANVVETVVLLRYVELRSQLYRLLSIMKMRESRYDTSIREFKITDQGLEVADSFESAEAILTGYGRLSGSPSVKEDQR, from the coding sequence CAACCGCCGCCCGACGGCCTGGAGCGGGTCGAGAGCGGCATTCCGCGCCTCGACTACATCCTCAAGGGCGGCTTTTTGAAGGGCGGGACCTACAACCTGATCGGCCCGCCGGGGAGCGGCAAGACGATCCTGGGCAACCAGTTCTGCTTCAACCACCTCGCCCGCACCGACGGCAGTTGCGTCTATATCTCGCTGCTGGTCGAATCGCACGCCAAGATGCTCCGGCACCTCGCTTCCCTGAAGTTCTTCGATCGCGATAAGATCCCCGATCGGCTCTATTACGTCAGCGGCTACTCGTCGCTCCGCGAAGGAGGGCCCGACGCCCTTCTCGACCTCATTCGGGCGACGTTGCGAGACCGTCGGGCCACCTTGCTGGTCGTCGACGGCATGGAGAGCATCCGCCAGTTCGCCGATGGGGAGCAGAAGATCAAGGAGTTCGTCCACGAGCTTCAGGCGTTCACGGGCCTGATCGGCTGCACCTCGCTGCTGATGTGCTTCAAGGACCCGAGCTACTCGTTCACGGAGAACGCGGTGGTCGACGGCGTCGTCGAGTTGAGCGATCAGTTGATCGGCCCCCGCGCCGTCCGCGAGCTTGTGGTGCACAAGTTCCGCGGCGGGGATTACCTGCGGGGGCGGCACGAGGTCGAGATCACCGAAAGCGGCATCGTGATCCACCCCCGCACCGAGATCCAGTTCGACAAGCCGCCGGGCAGGGCGACCGAGCTGCGCGTCCGCATGCCGTTCGGCGTCGCCGAGCTGGACAAGATGACCTTCGGCGGCCTTCCCTCCGGTTCGACCACCGCGCTGCTGGGGGCCCCCGGGACGGGCAAGACGTTGCTCGGCCTTTCCTTCCTCGTCGAGGGCGCCAAGCAGGGCCACCACGGCACCTACTTCGGCTTCTACGAGCCGCCGCCTCGGCTGATGGAGAAGGCCAACCAGGTGGGCATCGAGCTTGAGAAATACGTCAAGGAAGGGCTGATCGATGTGGTCTGGCAGCCGCCGCTGGAGCACATGCTGGACTCCCTGGCCGAGCAGTTGCTGGAGAAGATCCGCGAGCACGAGCAGCCGCGACGGCGGCTTTTCTTCGACGGCGTGGAGGGCTTCCGGGCGGCCTCGGTCTACCCCGACCGGCTGCCTCGGTTCCTCTCGGCGTTCTGCAACCAGTTGCGGGCGTCTGACGTCACGGCCGTGATGACCGAGGAGCTGCCGCTCTTCCGGCCCGAGATCGACATGCCCAACCCGGAGCTGGCCAACGTCGTCGAGACCGTGGTCCTGCTCCGCTACGTCGAGCTTCGGTCGCAGCTCTACCGGCTGCTGTCGATCATGAAGATGCGCGAGAGCCGATACGACACCTCCATCCGGGAATTCAAGATCACCGACCAGGGCCTGGAGGTCGCCGACTCCTTCGAGAGCGCCGAGGCGATCCTGACGGGCTACGGCCGCCTCTCCGGATCGCCCTCGGTCAAGGAGGACCAACGATGA